The following are from one region of the Ignavibacteriota bacterium genome:
- a CDS encoding response regulator, which yields MKISLRILLINFLIVALILGTSFVVFYSIIYEVLTNFQTRSLQQSARSLVSVNKQFQNGIEDDFISLYTNGIDDLWSDKKFQTSNLDFIIELNNKSVSHYEVKNNINLPPKEFSLREFTASNPYLIMISYTAPDGKEYLYGREINNEMLNDIAQRVNSEVALIWDGYVADFSNEQANQKYLHALNLAAEDLKSKGNFELYLQGTESEDILATIYKPAADENKNNFYYLVFSTFAEAGELRSTLRNIFLIIGLVSISLSLIFTLVFTDKLRKQFTQLSKATEQTYAGKFDNKIEIKSKDEIGKLGMAFNKMLDELKKREVARNEYAEFITLINQNPTLKEISDAALKKILDAGDFIIGGLYSVEDELKLISSYGLNTEKPGHSQNNSFFKKVLETKQSLELIDEESLPVVSTGLVELKLKYLLFLPVVYNNKPVALLELGSLTRPREEVRDYLEKIKDQLAIGITNARALLQLEKLVADLKILNDEYQKQNIQIKEQNETLLYLHRELTAQTEELEKQKQKAIELTDAKSKFLAKMSHELRTPMNSILGLTELMLEKVDLEPRNKERLEVVFNSGKRLMTLINDILDLSKIEAGKIEVINENVLLDEILTEVSGAISPLAAEKKISYEIIRNIETHTIISTDRGKVVQVLINLLGNAIKYTDYGKVTLRISVRNEMLNFEVIDTGIGIATEDINFIFEEFQQANSTKAKKRGGTGLGLSISKKLADILGGELTVKSELNNGSAFNFSIPFKQVFMIVPDNRSMMLKDEVDANDKNLILVIDQERKLRTSIKQELLSMGYEIAFTDESADNLSFEDSSTPLAIIVDAKNSTKNVWKTLSDLKKNPKTKNLPIILISLLTEANIGYCLDTFDFVLKPATFENLDDSFTRLTNLLKKKMSKVVIVNFDDEDFSFYSETFRNNGIELSLFSPGDYFLMHIIENQPDVIIINLTSPGVDGLKLTHQLKSTSKTRHIPVLIAINDEFSDSEKKSLNESLKEITLKSEQHTIDVFHYVSNWLEIQKLAKSTIVKVPDSPPNTEKKPKAILHSESNNNQQFDLNVLIVDDDSNTLFTLSEIVKTVNCNPILAHNGKECLDILENKIPDLILLDIIMPEMDGFKTIKNIKANTKWAEIPVIAVTAKAMKEDKEIIIRHGFSDYIPKPVNPAFVSHKIQTLITQLKTT from the coding sequence ATGAAGATCAGTCTCAGAATATTGTTAATCAACTTTCTTATAGTCGCACTGATTCTGGGAACTTCATTTGTTGTGTTCTATTCAATTATTTATGAAGTTCTAACAAACTTTCAAACGCGAAGCCTGCAGCAATCTGCCAGAAGTTTAGTAAGTGTTAATAAGCAGTTCCAAAATGGAATAGAAGATGATTTTATTTCCTTATATACAAATGGAATTGATGATTTATGGTCAGATAAAAAGTTTCAAACGAGCAATCTTGATTTTATTATTGAGCTTAATAATAAATCCGTGTCACATTATGAAGTAAAGAACAATATTAACTTACCGCCAAAAGAATTCAGCTTAAGAGAGTTTACCGCTTCAAATCCGTATCTGATAATGATCTCATACACTGCACCTGATGGTAAAGAATATCTTTATGGGAGAGAAATAAATAATGAAATGCTTAATGATATTGCTCAAAGAGTAAACTCGGAAGTAGCCCTGATCTGGGATGGTTATGTTGCTGATTTTTCTAATGAACAGGCTAATCAAAAATATCTTCACGCATTAAATCTCGCAGCTGAAGATTTAAAATCGAAAGGAAATTTTGAACTTTATCTGCAGGGGACAGAATCTGAAGATATTCTTGCAACTATCTATAAACCTGCCGCCGACGAGAATAAGAATAATTTCTATTATTTAGTATTCTCAACTTTTGCTGAAGCCGGCGAACTTAGATCCACACTTAGAAACATTTTTTTAATAATCGGGTTAGTCAGCATTTCACTCTCGTTAATTTTTACTTTGGTTTTTACTGACAAACTAAGGAAACAATTCACCCAACTAAGTAAAGCCACCGAGCAGACGTATGCCGGAAAGTTTGACAATAAAATTGAAATTAAAAGTAAGGATGAAATTGGTAAACTCGGGATGGCATTTAATAAAATGCTGGACGAACTCAAGAAGAGAGAAGTAGCCAGAAATGAATATGCGGAGTTCATCACGCTCATTAATCAGAATCCAACTTTGAAAGAAATTTCTGATGCCGCTTTAAAGAAAATATTGGATGCGGGTGATTTTATTATCGGTGGATTGTATTCTGTAGAGGATGAATTGAAACTGATTTCTTCTTATGGTCTGAATACAGAAAAACCGGGGCATTCACAAAACAATTCCTTCTTTAAAAAAGTTCTGGAAACTAAACAGAGCCTTGAATTAATTGACGAAGAATCACTCCCGGTTGTCTCCACAGGACTTGTGGAATTAAAATTAAAATATCTGCTTTTCCTTCCGGTAGTTTATAACAATAAACCAGTTGCACTGTTAGAACTCGGTTCATTAACAAGACCCCGGGAAGAAGTAAGAGATTATCTTGAGAAAATAAAAGATCAGTTGGCAATTGGAATTACAAACGCACGTGCTTTATTGCAGTTAGAAAAACTGGTTGCCGATTTAAAGATTCTTAACGATGAGTATCAAAAGCAGAATATTCAAATCAAAGAACAGAATGAAACTCTTCTCTACCTGCACAGAGAGTTGACGGCTCAGACTGAAGAATTAGAAAAGCAAAAACAGAAAGCAATTGAACTGACTGATGCCAAATCAAAATTTCTTGCGAAAATGTCTCACGAGCTTCGAACACCAATGAATTCAATTCTGGGTTTAACAGAGCTGATGCTCGAAAAAGTTGATCTTGAACCACGCAATAAGGAAAGGTTAGAAGTCGTTTTTAACAGCGGAAAAAGATTGATGACTCTGATAAATGATATTCTTGATCTTTCAAAAATCGAAGCCGGTAAAATTGAAGTCATTAACGAAAATGTTTTGTTAGATGAGATCCTTACAGAAGTTTCCGGAGCTATCTCACCACTCGCTGCGGAGAAAAAAATATCGTATGAAATTATCAGGAATATTGAAACGCATACTATTATCAGCACAGATCGCGGGAAAGTAGTTCAAGTACTAATAAATCTTCTTGGTAATGCAATCAAATATACAGACTATGGAAAAGTGACGTTGAGAATTTCCGTACGAAACGAAATGCTCAATTTTGAAGTGATTGATACAGGAATCGGAATCGCAACTGAAGATATCAATTTTATCTTTGAAGAGTTTCAACAGGCGAATAGTACTAAAGCAAAAAAGCGCGGTGGTACCGGATTGGGGCTCTCGATTAGTAAAAAACTTGCTGATATACTTGGTGGAGAACTCACAGTTAAAAGTGAACTTAATAATGGCTCTGCGTTTAATTTTTCGATTCCATTTAAACAGGTGTTTATGATTGTTCCTGATAATCGTTCTATGATGCTAAAAGATGAAGTTGACGCAAATGATAAAAATTTAATACTTGTTATCGATCAGGAAAGAAAATTAAGGACTTCAATAAAACAGGAATTGCTATCAATGGGATATGAAATAGCATTTACTGATGAATCAGCAGATAATCTCAGTTTTGAGGATAGCAGTACACCACTGGCAATAATAGTTGATGCCAAGAATTCCACTAAGAATGTTTGGAAGACACTGTCTGATCTAAAGAAAAATCCCAAAACAAAAAACCTTCCCATAATTTTAATTTCTTTGTTAACGGAAGCAAACATCGGCTATTGTTTAGACACATTTGACTTTGTATTAAAACCTGCAACATTTGAAAACCTTGATGATTCATTTACGAGATTGACAAATCTCCTTAAAAAGAAAATGAGCAAAGTTGTTATTGTAAATTTTGATGATGAGGACTTTAGCTTCTATTCAGAAACATTCAGGAATAATGGAATTGAACTTAGTTTATTTAGTCCGGGCGATTATTTTTTAATGCACATAATAGAGAATCAGCCGGATGTTATTATAATTAATCTGACAAGCCCGGGTGTGGATGGTTTAAAACTTACTCATCAGTTAAAATCAACTTCGAAAACCAGACATATTCCGGTGCTTATAGCTATAAATGATGAATTTTCCGATTCAGAAAAAAAATCATTGAATGAAAGTTTAAAAGAAATAACTTTAAAATCAGAACAGCACACAATAGATGTATTTCATTATGTAAGCAACTGGCTTGAGATTCAAAAACTTGCCAAATCAACAATTGTGAAGGTGCCCGATTCTCCGCCCAATACTGAAAAGAAACCTAAAGCAATATTACACTCAGAATCAAACAATAATCAGCAGTTTGATTTAAATGTTCTGATTGTTGATGATGATTCTAACACATTGTTTACATTATCTGAAATTGTTAAGACGGTAAACTGTAATCCTATTCTTGCTCACAATGGCAAAGAATGCCTGGATATTTTGGAAAATAAAATTCCAGACCTGATACTGCTTGATATTATTATGCCTGAAATGGATGGATTCAAAACCATAAAAAATATTAAAGCAAATACTAAGTGGGCAGAAATCCCTGTTATTGCAGTGACTGCAAAAGCGATGAAGGAAGATAAAGAAATAATTATCAGGCATGGTTTTTCAGATTATATTCCCAAGCCTGTAAACCCGGCATTTGTTTCTCACAAGATTCAGACATTGATTACTCAATTGAAAACCACATAA
- a CDS encoding response regulator, whose protein sequence is MPSSIIAKYSPDLVFGENIPVAITDSKLRIIWHNKKFRENFTGIRLKGKDLVSLLSSFGIDKEIDSVYTKPTYRHIHQINKVLHIVPLFDKNKKKTPDNYKIELTEPTSELLEKTSLSFSKPNDLDFRSVLQDILTLLVKENSIDRLSEEVLSKSIFLTKSDLGIITFINENSTREFKYFDQRKIIINKPEVEKVVNSDYKFISKWLILNKSSLIAANQKNNLGSNLANSIGCDNLIISPCIFENKLIATLIVGKKKNSFSNDEIQLLEQFAILLTFVITNISTRNLNTALENRLLQTQKLETIGKLSSGMAHDFGNLLSSIFGSVNLLRKRVDQSDNVQKLIDNIENCSVRARDLTKRLLSFGKPTPKRKELVKPHQILNEINKIVTQTFPRTITLTEEIDEHLYDIIGNGTEIYQVLLNLCVNAKEAFNEKGNIKISAKNISIDENNIAFLPILKIGNYVKFSVKDNGAGIEEQHLTKIFDPYFSTKSKDAGSGLGLYVSYGIIKAHNGIIDVTSKPGAGTTFDVYIPAFEPPKEKQPEPGEKIILLADDEPMLGDLLAELLETNGYSVIKVSSGKEALTVLLEEIKVDLAIIDYNMPGMSGLETIVEIRKLNLDLPIILSSGSMWASHESELTQYKINGQLNKPYEFESMLATIRKFI, encoded by the coding sequence ATGCCTTCGAGCATAATTGCCAAATATTCGCCTGATCTTGTTTTCGGAGAAAACATTCCGGTAGCTATAACTGATAGTAAACTGAGAATAATTTGGCACAACAAAAAGTTCAGGGAAAATTTCACCGGGATCAGATTAAAGGGAAAGGATCTGGTCAGCTTATTAAGTTCATTTGGAATCGATAAAGAGATTGATTCTGTTTATACTAAACCCACCTACAGACACATCCATCAGATTAATAAAGTTTTACATATTGTTCCTCTCTTTGACAAAAACAAAAAGAAAACTCCTGACAATTACAAAATAGAACTCACGGAACCAACAAGCGAACTTCTAGAAAAAACTTCTCTGTCCTTTTCAAAACCCAACGATTTAGATTTCAGAAGTGTGTTACAGGATATTCTGACTCTATTAGTTAAAGAAAATTCTATCGACAGACTTTCTGAAGAAGTACTATCCAAATCTATTTTCCTGACAAAAAGTGATCTCGGTATCATAACTTTTATAAATGAAAATTCCACCAGAGAATTCAAATACTTCGATCAAAGAAAAATAATAATTAACAAACCAGAAGTCGAAAAAGTCGTCAATTCAGATTATAAGTTTATTTCAAAATGGTTAATTCTGAATAAGTCTTCACTGATTGCAGCTAACCAGAAGAATAACCTGGGGAGTAATCTTGCTAATTCTATCGGCTGTGATAATCTGATAATTTCACCTTGTATCTTTGAGAATAAACTGATTGCCACATTAATTGTTGGAAAGAAAAAAAATAGTTTTTCTAATGATGAAATACAATTGCTGGAACAGTTTGCTATTCTCCTGACATTTGTAATCACCAACATTAGTACACGGAATCTTAATACAGCATTAGAAAACAGATTGCTGCAGACACAAAAGCTGGAAACTATCGGAAAACTTTCGAGTGGTATGGCGCATGACTTTGGCAATTTACTATCGAGCATTTTCGGCAGCGTAAACTTATTACGGAAGCGTGTCGATCAATCAGACAATGTTCAAAAGTTAATTGATAATATTGAAAACTGTTCTGTCAGGGCACGTGACTTAACCAAACGTTTACTTTCGTTCGGCAAACCGACTCCTAAAAGAAAAGAACTTGTTAAACCTCATCAGATATTAAATGAGATAAATAAAATTGTAACTCAAACTTTTCCGAGAACGATTACGCTTACAGAAGAAATCGACGAACATCTTTATGATATTATAGGAAACGGGACCGAGATTTATCAGGTACTCCTCAACTTATGTGTTAATGCAAAGGAAGCCTTCAACGAAAAAGGAAATATTAAAATTAGTGCAAAGAATATTTCCATAGATGAAAACAACATTGCGTTTCTGCCAATTTTAAAAATTGGGAATTATGTGAAGTTTTCAGTAAAGGATAATGGTGCGGGCATTGAAGAGCAACATCTGACAAAAATATTTGATCCTTATTTTTCAACTAAATCTAAAGATGCAGGTTCGGGTTTAGGTTTATACGTTTCGTACGGAATTATTAAAGCACACAATGGGATAATCGACGTAACAAGTAAACCAGGCGCCGGAACTACATTTGATGTTTATATTCCGGCTTTTGAACCACCGAAAGAAAAACAACCGGAGCCGGGTGAAAAGATAATACTGCTGGCTGATGATGAACCAATGCTTGGAGATTTGCTGGCTGAATTGCTTGAAACAAATGGTTATTCAGTAATTAAAGTTTCATCAGGAAAGGAAGCGCTCACAGTGCTTCTTGAAGAAATAAAAGTTGATCTTGCAATAATTGATTATAATATGCCGGGAATGTCCGGACTTGAAACAATAGTAGAAATTAGAAAGTTAAATTTGGATCTGCCGATTATTTTGTCTTCTGGCAGTATGTGGGCAAGTCACGAATCAGAGCTGACACAATATAAAATTAATGGTCAGTTAAATAAACCATACGAATTTGAATCGATGCTTGCAACAATACGGAAATTTATTTAG
- a CDS encoding response regulator, with protein MKKILVIDDLPENVFILQDRLIQEGYEVITAYDGNEGLEKANEVLPDLILLDVMMPDISGFEVCKILTNSEKTKHIPIILVTAKASAEDTKEGLEAGAFDYIKKPFNRIELMARVKSALKLSEANKQLLEIEKRTTFIATIVTANHKIKQPLTLLSLSSAALKNELEKEVITKDAILSRIKYIDAAIKDIGDVLNKLNAITNPELSDYAKDVKMIRVEEKEET; from the coding sequence ATGAAAAAGATTCTTGTAATAGATGATCTGCCCGAAAATGTTTTCATACTCCAGGATAGATTGATTCAGGAGGGATATGAAGTCATCACTGCGTATGATGGAAACGAGGGATTAGAGAAAGCAAATGAAGTATTACCCGATCTTATTTTGTTGGATGTGATGATGCCTGATATTAGTGGATTTGAAGTTTGTAAAATTCTCACCAACAGTGAAAAAACCAAACATATCCCTATAATTCTTGTTACTGCAAAAGCCAGCGCTGAAGACACTAAGGAAGGACTTGAGGCAGGAGCATTTGATTACATTAAAAAGCCATTCAACAGGATTGAATTAATGGCAAGAGTAAAATCAGCCTTAAAATTATCTGAAGCCAATAAACAGTTACTGGAAATTGAGAAAAGAACAACCTTCATTGCTACTATTGTAACAGCAAATCATAAAATAAAACAACCACTTACTCTTCTTAGTCTTTCTTCTGCCGCACTTAAAAATGAATTAGAAAAGGAAGTCATAACTAAAGACGCAATATTGAGTAGAATAAAGTACATAGATGCAGCAATAAAAGATATTGGTGATGTACTTAATAAACTTAATGCTATTACAAATCCGGAATTGTCTGACTATGCGAAGGATGTAAAGATGATAAGAGTTGAAGAAAAGGAGGAGACCTAA
- a CDS encoding response regulator, translating to MESILIVDDDINLCSFLSEELNAKGYNARYLTDGESAVEFLIQNNPDLILLDLNMPGKNGFDVQKEINNIPGFKSKVIILTAQSDVKSAIECAKLGASDFLCKPYDLAELLSTINKVNHQ from the coding sequence ATGGAATCAATTCTGATTGTTGATGATGATATTAATTTATGTAGTTTTCTTTCTGAAGAGTTAAATGCAAAAGGATACAATGCAAGGTATTTAACAGACGGAGAAAGCGCAGTAGAATTTTTAATTCAGAATAATCCGGATCTCATTCTTCTTGACCTTAACATGCCCGGGAAAAATGGTTTTGATGTTCAGAAAGAAATCAACAACATCCCGGGCTTCAAATCCAAAGTAATTATATTAACAGCTCAGTCAGATGTAAAGAGTGCAATTGAATGTGCAAAGCTCGGAGCATCTGATTTTCTTTGCAAACCTTATGATTTAGCAGAGCTTCTTTCAACTATCAATAAAGTAAATCACCAGTAA
- a CDS encoding sigma-54-dependent Fis family transcriptional regulator, with the protein MASLKNSKILVCDDDETLCYLLKEQLLEEGFEVDAVYDGKFAIESIKRSNYDILLLDLNMKEVQGEEVLKFVKDYNASLQVIILSAQGEMRKAIECIKSGAYDFITKPYEFDDLMLTVGRALEHKDLLVKTEILTKEISKKGSENIVGNSAQLKRVLNLANKAAISDSNILIEGETGTGKELLAEYIHKHSARKDKPFVVINCASLPDQLIESELFGHEKGAFTDAKNTKQGLVEIAHGGTLFLDEIGELSLSLQPKLLRFLENGEYRRIGGITTLTSHVRVIGATNRNLLEEADNKNFRKDLLFRLNVITLTIPPLRDRKEDILLLANYFIKEKSPIRSPKHLSQEAEDMLISYSFNGNIRELEHIIERALIFAEGDVIYPEDLNLPQSYQTPTRKHTDIEHAEEILSMEELERWHIKKVLDKNRWDRTQTANQLGISPKTLYTKIKKYELKPV; encoded by the coding sequence ATGGCTTCTCTTAAAAATTCCAAAATTCTTGTTTGTGATGATGATGAAACTCTCTGTTATCTTCTTAAAGAACAACTTCTCGAAGAAGGTTTTGAAGTTGACGCCGTCTATGATGGTAAATTTGCAATAGAATCAATAAAAAGATCAAATTATGATATACTTTTGCTTGATCTGAATATGAAGGAAGTTCAGGGAGAGGAAGTACTTAAATTTGTAAAAGATTATAATGCTTCGCTACAAGTTATTATACTCTCTGCTCAGGGAGAAATGAGAAAAGCAATTGAATGTATCAAGTCAGGTGCTTACGATTTTATAACCAAGCCGTATGAATTTGATGATCTGATGCTCACCGTCGGCAGAGCACTTGAGCATAAAGATTTACTTGTTAAAACGGAAATTTTAACCAAAGAGATAAGTAAAAAGGGATCTGAAAATATAGTTGGAAACAGCGCCCAGCTTAAAAGAGTTCTTAATCTTGCAAACAAAGCTGCAATTTCTGATTCAAATATTCTTATCGAAGGAGAAACCGGAACGGGAAAAGAACTTCTGGCAGAATACATTCATAAACACTCCGCACGAAAAGATAAACCTTTCGTTGTAATTAATTGCGCTTCTCTGCCCGACCAACTTATTGAAAGTGAACTCTTCGGGCATGAAAAGGGAGCTTTTACAGATGCAAAAAATACTAAACAAGGATTGGTTGAAATTGCTCACGGCGGTACATTATTCCTCGATGAAATTGGTGAACTAAGTCTTTCACTTCAGCCAAAATTGTTACGGTTTCTTGAAAATGGAGAGTACCGAAGGATCGGGGGAATTACTACTTTAACATCTCATGTAAGAGTTATTGGTGCGACAAACAGAAATCTTCTTGAAGAAGCTGACAATAAAAATTTTCGTAAAGATTTATTGTTCAGGTTAAATGTTATTACGCTAACAATTCCACCACTGAGAGATAGAAAGGAAGACATTCTTCTGCTTGCAAACTACTTCATAAAGGAAAAATCTCCGATACGCTCACCAAAACATCTCTCACAGGAAGCAGAAGATATGCTCATTAGTTATTCATTTAACGGTAATATAAGAGAGCTTGAACATATTATTGAAAGAGCTTTAATATTTGCAGAAGGAGATGTTATTTATCCTGAAGATTTAAATCTTCCTCAATCCTATCAAACTCCAACCAGAAAACACACGGATATTGAACATGCTGAGGAAATTTTAAGTATGGAAGAACTTGAGCGGTGGCACATTAAAAAAGTCCTTGATAAAAACAGATGGGATAGAACACAGACAGCTAATCAGCTTGGAATTAGTCCAAAGACTCTGTATACCAAAATCAAGAAATATGAATTAAAACCAGTTTAA